A window of the Acidobacteriota bacterium genome harbors these coding sequences:
- a CDS encoding tetratricopeptide repeat protein, which produces MALDRAKTKANVDKFLRANRIQDAVRELQKLAEDNPRDIQTLNQIGNLYLRLGNKTAAVPMLIKVAELYAKDGFATKAVASLKIATREQPENLQAWEMLGSLSEQQGFIREARLAYDQVGRLVGQSGNLDALIRVQRKVLDLEPENIKIRVQVGDNLLKLGRTDEGVREYLKAANQLVSEGLLKEAARLFERALQLSPDNIRPLEGLVKKLLSSQQAQHALEILDTLLEKHPDAESLLLLKIDALSETQRGKEAEGLCLRLLKSRPDSVAAHSRHIKLLVGANRHSEAFAALGTWGKTCDPVRLADVEALLNEVLSHAPGNLEGLKGLADVARRSGDARRLLAALSNLAATAEEQRSDQEARAAVEEMVRIDPANPLYQERLERLRGGGAPVAPAPPPAPPRPVPAAAPPVSEPEDLSASAEETGELEIEIDVGDLQMEQADVTASLSSGPPRLPAEEPPPPSPMPPAQPGRPEGPSETPPPGPSGKVFTPREAEAIREQLTEAEVFLKYGFADKAIAELQAILRKAPDHVHAHQKLISIFRKQKKPDKAVRQILKLARVFEIQGDRETRDNLVEEARALDPNSEALREFLEPAKAQSAVRPGLPELDLDLLLPAAAAPRREPADLEVEISLDEVGGTPLEEEPRVEPVEEPPVQEELLGEMAPSEEPSPEEPHHPQAPEAEVPSFSLHLAEEEIRADAELTESLEEAEFYLSQELFGEAKRALEGLEARWAGHPRVVDLRRRFDEAVQEPPAPFEPLVEAPEEAPLIEFPAPESASGGDGRSADEFVLDSGPEEALLEKDAFPEAPLADVGPAALDAPLQEEAEVLPEEAPSLPGVEAEEAPQEAPAAASPRSRTKLRVSLEELLPPDVLERDQKAFTEESGKDEFLELANELGAALEGLQSSEESLFEETPKSPEEMSFEEVFEEFKKGVEKKVGEEDYATHYNLGIAYKEMELLDEAIGEFQMAARSPQYFVECCSMLGICFRQKGLLELAEKWYRKGLTAQGFPEEVMTGIKYDLADTLEEMGNAEEAGALFREVYASDANYRDIRSRIKRLSGK; this is translated from the coding sequence ATGGCCCTGGACCGAGCGAAGACCAAGGCCAACGTGGACAAGTTCTTGCGGGCCAACCGCATCCAGGACGCCGTCCGCGAACTCCAGAAACTCGCCGAAGACAATCCACGGGACATCCAGACCCTCAACCAGATCGGCAACCTGTACCTTCGCCTGGGAAACAAGACCGCCGCCGTGCCCATGCTCATCAAGGTGGCGGAACTCTACGCGAAGGACGGCTTCGCCACGAAGGCCGTCGCCTCCCTGAAGATCGCCACCCGGGAGCAGCCGGAGAACCTCCAGGCCTGGGAGATGCTGGGTTCCCTGTCGGAACAGCAGGGCTTCATCCGGGAGGCGAGGCTCGCGTACGATCAGGTCGGCCGGCTCGTGGGCCAGAGCGGGAACCTCGACGCGCTCATCCGGGTCCAGCGGAAGGTGCTCGACCTGGAGCCCGAGAACATCAAAATCCGCGTCCAGGTCGGGGACAACCTCCTCAAGCTCGGGAGGACCGACGAAGGCGTTCGAGAGTACCTGAAGGCCGCGAACCAGCTCGTCTCGGAGGGCCTCCTGAAGGAGGCCGCCAGGCTCTTCGAACGGGCCCTTCAGCTGAGCCCGGACAACATCCGGCCGCTCGAGGGCCTGGTCAAGAAGCTCCTCTCGAGTCAGCAGGCCCAGCATGCCCTGGAAATCCTGGACACCCTCCTCGAGAAGCACCCGGACGCCGAGTCCCTCCTCCTCCTCAAGATCGACGCCCTGAGCGAAACCCAGCGGGGCAAGGAGGCGGAAGGCCTTTGCCTGCGCCTCCTGAAGTCCCGGCCCGACAGCGTCGCGGCTCATAGCCGGCACATCAAGCTCCTGGTCGGCGCAAACCGCCACAGCGAGGCCTTCGCCGCCCTGGGGACCTGGGGGAAAACCTGCGATCCAGTCCGCCTGGCCGACGTGGAAGCCCTCCTCAACGAGGTGCTCTCCCACGCTCCCGGCAATCTGGAGGGTCTCAAGGGGCTCGCCGATGTGGCGAGGAGGTCGGGGGACGCCCGCCGACTCCTCGCCGCCCTGTCCAACCTCGCCGCCACGGCCGAGGAGCAGAGGAGCGACCAGGAGGCCCGGGCGGCCGTGGAAGAAATGGTCCGGATCGATCCGGCCAACCCCCTCTACCAGGAGAGACTCGAACGCCTGCGGGGAGGAGGGGCTCCCGTCGCTCCCGCGCCTCCCCCGGCGCCTCCGAGGCCGGTTCCGGCCGCCGCCCCCCCTGTTTCCGAACCGGAGGATCTGTCGGCATCGGCGGAGGAAACGGGCGAACTCGAGATCGAGATCGACGTGGGCGACCTCCAGATGGAGCAGGCGGATGTCACCGCCTCCCTCTCCTCGGGCCCCCCGCGGCTTCCCGCGGAGGAGCCCCCTCCACCCTCCCCGATGCCGCCGGCCCAGCCGGGGAGGCCGGAGGGCCCTTCCGAAACGCCCCCGCCGGGACCCTCGGGCAAGGTGTTCACCCCCCGGGAGGCCGAGGCCATCCGCGAACAGCTCACGGAGGCCGAGGTCTTCCTGAAATACGGGTTCGCGGACAAGGCCATCGCCGAACTGCAGGCCATTCTCCGCAAGGCGCCGGACCACGTCCACGCCCACCAGAAACTCATCTCCATTTTTCGGAAGCAGAAGAAGCCCGACAAAGCCGTGCGGCAGATTCTGAAGCTCGCCCGCGTCTTCGAAATCCAGGGGGATCGGGAAACCCGGGACAATCTCGTCGAAGAGGCGCGCGCCCTGGACCCCAACAGCGAGGCCCTCCGGGAGTTCCTCGAGCCCGCCAAGGCCCAGAGCGCCGTTCGGCCAGGACTGCCGGAACTCGATCTGGATCTGCTTCTCCCCGCGGCGGCGGCCCCCCGCCGGGAGCCCGCGGACCTCGAAGTCGAGATCTCTCTGGACGAGGTTGGCGGAACGCCCCTCGAAGAAGAGCCCCGAGTGGAGCCGGTGGAGGAACCGCCGGTTCAGGAAGAGCTCCTGGGCGAAATGGCGCCTTCCGAGGAGCCGTCTCCCGAGGAGCCGCACCATCCCCAAGCGCCCGAAGCGGAGGTCCCCTCTTTTTCCCTGCATCTGGCGGAGGAGGAGATCCGAGCCGACGCCGAACTCACGGAGAGCCTGGAAGAGGCGGAATTCTACCTCAGTCAGGAGTTGTTCGGGGAAGCCAAGCGAGCCCTGGAAGGGCTCGAGGCGAGATGGGCCGGTCACCCGAGAGTGGTGGACCTCAGGCGCCGATTCGACGAGGCCGTTCAGGAGCCTCCCGCCCCCTTCGAACCCCTGGTGGAGGCGCCCGAGGAGGCGCCGCTCATCGAGTTCCCCGCTCCCGAATCGGCCTCCGGAGGTGATGGCCGGTCCGCCGACGAGTTCGTTCTGGATTCGGGGCCCGAGGAGGCCCTCTTGGAGAAGGACGCCTTCCCGGAGGCGCCTCTGGCCGATGTCGGACCTGCGGCCCTCGATGCGCCGCTCCAGGAAGAGGCGGAGGTCCTTCCGGAGGAAGCTCCCTCCCTGCCCGGGGTTGAGGCGGAGGAGGCGCCGCAGGAGGCTCCTGCCGCGGCCTCACCCAGGAGCCGGACCAAGCTCAGGGTGAGCCTGGAGGAACTCTTGCCCCCCGACGTGCTCGAGCGCGACCAGAAGGCCTTCACGGAAGAGTCCGGCAAGGACGAGTTCCTGGAGCTCGCCAACGAACTGGGCGCGGCCCTCGAAGGGCTCCAGTCCTCGGAGGAATCCCTCTTCGAGGAGACGCCGAAATCCCCCGAGGAGATGTCCTTCGAGGAGGTTTTCGAGGAGTTCAAGAAGGGGGTGGAAAAGAAGGTCGGCGAGGAGGATTACGCGACCCACTACAACCTTGGCATCGCCTACAAGGAGATGGAGCTCCTGGACGAGGCCATCGGCGAATTCCAGATGGCGGCGAGGTCTCCGCAGTACTTCGTGGAATGCTGTTCCATGCTGGGGATCTGCTTCCGGCAGAAGGGGCTGCTGGAACTGGCGGAGAAGTGGTATCGAAAGGGACTTACGGCCCAGGGGTTCCCGGAGGAGGTCATGACGGGCATCAAGTACGACCTCGCGGACACCCTGGAGGAAATGGGAAACGCGGAGGAGGCGGGCGCCCTCTTCCGCGAGGTGTACGCCTCCGACGCCAACTACCGGGACATCCGAAGCCGGATCAAGAGGTTGTCCGGAAAATAG
- a CDS encoding VacB/RNase II family 3'-5' exoribonuclease, with amino-acid sequence MSLRDEVLSLLESRPEEGFTLNRMASELGFTGKKRYALEGIVRALEAQGLVERARRLVRLSRRPRAVAGTFHAARGGFGFLTPDAGGEDLFVPPGKTGGALEGDRVSAHVVPGRGRGGRPEAHVARVLSRTARPVIGIVQSGRVLPFGGSQPSIALREWASLEGRVVAVVPEAGADLAAASSAVLLGDLDDPSTPVRAAEGRFGLDAQFPPEVEAEALASAEGADFIEGRRDLRDLPTLTLDPADAKDHDDALSVRREKEGYRLWVHIADVSHFVRRGTALDREARRRGNSVYLPGTVYPMLPRALSADACSLLEGRDRPAVTVDLTVDPSGRVRRAGFYRSVIRADQVLSYEEAQTLLEEAPPREATDLVRLLRDARDLSRALFKHRLSLGSLDLDLPEASLRFGLTGRVEDVLPSVRLATHRLVEEAMLAANVAVARELARRGSLALFRVHDPPDPEKLEALRPLLNALGLGAAGMRDLSDPRALQTLLRRCEGHRAAKIVSYLILRAMAQARYAPAPRLHYGLGFRTYCHFTSPIRRYPDLIVHRALLGEETEKEEAVEDLANHCSSTERAADLAEREVVSWHQMAFLSGRLGDTFQAIVLGFTRFGARIELVDHLIEGVCPFALMEGDYFTVERDGLAARGRFNGARIQVGDLFPVRLVRVDRLMGEAHFAPEGWPPPARGPGRRRRGGPTRV; translated from the coding sequence ATGAGCCTGCGTGACGAAGTCCTTTCGCTCCTGGAAAGCCGGCCCGAGGAGGGGTTCACCCTGAATCGGATGGCCTCCGAACTCGGTTTCACGGGCAAGAAACGGTATGCCCTGGAGGGGATCGTCCGCGCGCTGGAAGCCCAGGGCCTCGTGGAGAGGGCGAGGCGCCTCGTGCGTCTCTCTCGCCGCCCCCGGGCCGTCGCCGGAACCTTTCACGCGGCGCGGGGCGGCTTCGGCTTTCTCACCCCGGATGCGGGCGGGGAAGACCTCTTCGTACCTCCGGGGAAGACGGGCGGGGCCCTGGAGGGAGACCGGGTCTCGGCCCACGTGGTCCCGGGACGGGGGCGAGGGGGCCGGCCCGAGGCCCACGTGGCGCGGGTCCTTTCCAGAACCGCCCGCCCAGTTATCGGGATTGTCCAGTCGGGGAGGGTCCTTCCCTTCGGCGGTTCCCAGCCATCCATCGCCCTGAGAGAGTGGGCCTCACTGGAGGGTCGAGTGGTGGCCGTGGTTCCCGAGGCAGGGGCGGATCTTGCCGCGGCCTCTTCCGCCGTCCTCCTGGGAGACCTCGACGATCCCAGCACCCCGGTTCGGGCGGCCGAAGGGCGGTTTGGATTGGATGCCCAGTTCCCACCGGAGGTGGAGGCCGAGGCCCTGGCCTCCGCCGAGGGTGCCGATTTCATCGAGGGGCGGAGGGACTTGAGGGACCTGCCCACCCTGACCCTCGATCCGGCCGACGCCAAGGACCACGACGACGCGCTATCGGTCCGCCGCGAGAAGGAGGGGTACCGGCTCTGGGTCCACATCGCGGACGTCTCCCATTTCGTCCGCCGCGGGACGGCCCTGGACCGGGAGGCGCGCCGCCGCGGGAACAGCGTCTACCTTCCGGGAACGGTCTACCCCATGCTCCCCCGCGCCCTCTCGGCGGATGCCTGTTCGCTTCTCGAGGGGCGAGACCGCCCCGCCGTAACCGTGGACCTCACGGTGGATCCCTCGGGCCGCGTGCGAAGGGCGGGCTTCTACCGAAGCGTGATTCGCGCCGACCAGGTCCTTTCCTACGAGGAGGCCCAGACGCTGCTGGAGGAGGCGCCTCCCCGCGAAGCCACGGACCTCGTGCGCCTCCTCCGGGACGCGCGGGACCTATCCAGGGCCCTTTTCAAGCACCGGCTCTCATTGGGCTCCCTCGATCTGGACCTCCCCGAGGCCAGCCTGCGCTTCGGCCTCACGGGGCGAGTCGAGGACGTCCTTCCCTCCGTGCGCCTCGCGACGCACCGGCTGGTGGAGGAGGCCATGCTCGCGGCGAACGTGGCCGTGGCGCGCGAGCTGGCCAGGAGAGGGAGCCTCGCCCTCTTCAGGGTCCACGATCCTCCGGACCCCGAAAAGCTGGAGGCCCTCCGGCCCCTGCTGAACGCCCTGGGGCTCGGCGCGGCGGGCATGAGGGACCTTTCCGATCCCAGGGCCCTCCAGACCCTGCTCCGGCGCTGCGAGGGCCACCGCGCCGCCAAGATCGTCTCCTATCTCATCCTGAGGGCCATGGCGCAGGCCCGGTACGCACCTGCGCCGAGGCTTCACTACGGGCTGGGATTTCGCACCTACTGCCACTTCACATCGCCGATCCGCCGTTATCCCGATCTGATCGTCCACCGGGCCCTGCTGGGAGAAGAAACCGAGAAGGAAGAAGCCGTCGAGGACCTCGCGAACCACTGCTCTTCGACGGAGAGGGCGGCGGACCTCGCAGAGCGGGAAGTGGTCAGCTGGCACCAGATGGCGTTCCTCTCCGGGCGCCTGGGAGACACCTTTCAGGCCATCGTGCTCGGCTTCACGCGCTTCGGGGCCCGCATCGAACTGGTGGACCATCTCATCGAGGGGGTCTGTCCCTTTGCGCTCATGGAGGGGGATTACTTCACCGTGGAGCGCGACGGCCTGGCGGCCAGGGGTCGGTTCAACGGGGCGCGGATTCAGGTCGGCGACCTTTTTCCGGTGCGGCTGGTCCGGGTGGACCGTCTGATGGGGGAGGCGCACTTCGCGCCCGAAGGGTGGCCGCCTCCGGCTCGCGGGCCGGGCCGGCGGCGCCGGGGAGGCCCGACTCGCGTATAA
- a CDS encoding thymidine phosphorylase family protein, whose product MRIKPLKIDTYREYILYLRKDSDLCRAQGFGALSKVEVVADGRSIVGVLDVVDEPFLAPDEIGLCEYAFKKLGLPAGTEVVVRHPDPVRSVELIRRKIHGEVLSAEDYRYIVQDIVKNRYSKVELTAFVVSTAQGGMDRDEIAYLGQAMVDAGEKLSWGRDMVVDKHCIGGVPGNRTTMLVVPIVAAYGLTIPKTSSRAITSPAGTADTMEAIAEVNLSLDRLKEIVREENGCLAWGGSFALSPADDIIISVERPLNIDAPGQMIASILSKKAAAGSTHVLLDIPVGPTAKVTSAAHAVQLRKLFEYVGERMGLHVEVLITDGSQPIGRGVGPALEARDVLRILEGAPEGPADLREKGLELAGRVIEFDPKVRGGAGRALAEEILTSGQALDKMRRIMAAQGPRTPAVPGALTREGRSPRSGRIAALANHLVAKCAKLAGAPLDMGAGVDLLKKVGDEVRQGEPLFRIHAEQEADLGFAWEYWERHPEMFVVE is encoded by the coding sequence ATGCGGATCAAACCACTGAAGATCGACACCTACCGCGAGTACATCCTGTACCTGAGAAAGGACTCGGACCTGTGTCGGGCCCAGGGATTCGGGGCCCTGTCGAAGGTGGAGGTCGTGGCCGACGGAAGAAGCATCGTGGGCGTCCTCGACGTGGTCGACGAGCCGTTCCTTGCCCCCGACGAAATCGGCCTGTGCGAGTACGCCTTCAAGAAGCTGGGGCTTCCCGCCGGCACCGAGGTGGTGGTGCGCCATCCCGACCCGGTCCGGTCGGTGGAATTGATCCGCCGGAAGATCCACGGCGAGGTGCTCAGCGCCGAGGACTACCGGTACATCGTCCAGGACATCGTGAAGAACCGGTACTCGAAGGTCGAACTCACGGCCTTCGTCGTCTCCACGGCCCAGGGCGGGATGGACCGGGACGAGATCGCCTACCTCGGCCAGGCCATGGTGGACGCCGGGGAAAAGCTCTCGTGGGGCCGGGACATGGTGGTGGACAAGCACTGCATCGGCGGCGTTCCGGGAAACCGGACCACCATGCTCGTGGTTCCCATCGTGGCGGCGTACGGGCTCACGATCCCCAAGACCTCCTCCCGAGCCATCACCTCACCCGCGGGCACGGCCGACACCATGGAGGCGATCGCGGAGGTGAACCTGAGCCTGGACCGGCTGAAGGAGATCGTGCGGGAGGAGAACGGTTGCCTGGCCTGGGGAGGCTCCTTCGCCCTCTCCCCGGCGGATGACATCATCATCTCGGTGGAGCGTCCCCTCAACATCGACGCGCCCGGCCAGATGATCGCTTCCATCCTCTCCAAGAAGGCCGCGGCGGGCTCCACTCACGTCCTCCTCGACATCCCGGTGGGGCCCACCGCCAAGGTCACGAGCGCCGCCCACGCGGTTCAGCTCCGCAAGCTCTTCGAATACGTCGGGGAACGGATGGGCCTCCACGTGGAGGTTCTGATCACCGACGGCTCCCAGCCCATCGGCAGGGGCGTGGGTCCGGCCCTGGAGGCCCGGGACGTGCTCCGGATCCTGGAGGGGGCGCCCGAGGGGCCGGCCGACCTGAGGGAGAAGGGGCTCGAACTCGCCGGCCGGGTCATCGAATTCGACCCGAAGGTGCGCGGGGGGGCGGGACGCGCCTTGGCCGAGGAGATTCTCACCTCCGGCCAGGCGCTGGACAAGATGCGGCGAATCATGGCCGCGCAAGGGCCCAGGACACCCGCGGTCCCCGGGGCGTTGACCCGGGAAGGCCGGTCGCCTCGCTCGGGCAGGATCGCGGCCCTGGCCAACCACCTCGTGGCCAAGTGCGCCAAACTCGCGGGGGCTCCCCTGGACATGGGCGCGGGCGTGGACCTTCTCAAGAAGGTGGGCGACGAGGTGCGCCAGGGAGAGCCCCTCTTCCGGATCCACGCCGAGCAGGAGGCGGACCTCGGCTTCGCCTGGGAGTACTGGGAGCGCCACCCGGAAATGTTCGTGGTGGAGTGA
- the prmC gene encoding peptide chain release factor N(5)-glutamine methyltransferase yields the protein MDAGEWLREAHGRLRASGVPHPGRDALLLLAQALQSDKAEVLAHPERAIPPSSLALLQSLLSRRESREPLQYIRGFHEFWGLKVRVGPGCLIPRPETEHLVESALRLLQERTAPRIVEAGTGSGAVLLALSVERPDAAFIGLEREREALAWSRANLSGRPNVCLVQGDFLRPPFAGGLDLVLSNPPYVTDPEWDDLPPEVRRFEPPQALRCGPDPLSPYRALAGWSARALRPGGHLLCEIGAAQARRVRALRSLHGDLIWKFSLRDLAGRVRVCAWERS from the coding sequence GTGGACGCGGGGGAGTGGCTCCGGGAAGCTCACGGACGCCTGAGGGCCTCGGGCGTTCCCCACCCGGGACGGGACGCGCTGCTTCTCCTGGCGCAGGCTCTGCAGTCCGACAAGGCGGAGGTCCTCGCGCACCCGGAGAGGGCCATCCCGCCGTCGTCGCTCGCCCTGCTCCAAAGCCTCCTCTCCCGCCGCGAGAGCCGGGAACCCCTCCAGTACATCCGGGGATTCCACGAATTCTGGGGGCTGAAGGTGCGGGTGGGTCCCGGATGCCTGATCCCCAGGCCCGAGACGGAGCACCTCGTGGAATCGGCCCTGCGCCTCTTGCAAGAACGAACCGCGCCGAGGATCGTCGAGGCGGGAACCGGGTCCGGGGCCGTTCTCCTCGCCCTTTCCGTCGAGAGGCCCGACGCCGCGTTCATCGGGCTGGAGCGGGAGCGGGAAGCGCTGGCCTGGAGCCGCGCCAATCTGTCCGGCCGACCCAACGTCTGCCTGGTCCAGGGGGACTTCCTTCGGCCTCCTTTCGCCGGAGGGCTGGACCTCGTCCTCAGCAACCCCCCCTACGTGACGGATCCGGAGTGGGATGACCTTCCCCCAGAGGTGCGCCGATTCGAACCCCCGCAGGCCCTGCGTTGCGGCCCCGACCCCCTGTCCCCTTACCGGGCCCTTGCGGGCTGGTCCGCCCGGGCGCTCCGGCCGGGGGGCCATCTCCTGTGCGAAATCGGAGCGGCCCAGGCGCGACGAGTCCGCGCCCTCAGGAGCCTGCACGGGGATCTGATCTGGAAGTTCTCCCTGCGCGATCTCGCCGGCCGGGTTCGGGTCTGCGCGTGGGAACGGTCCTGA
- a CDS encoding ribonuclease HII, translating into MPDLLALERDLWARGYLAVAGVDEAGRGALFGPVVAAAVVLDRRKDLSLYRDSKTLSEGMRERLYGRLVADGHRFSTGFSTCEEIDATDILRASLQAMARALDGLGAPRPDFVLVDGPHYPEVSLTGRAVVQGDGCSASVAAASIVAKVTRDRLVRDLDRQFPGYGLGRHKGYATQGHLEALRRLGPTPMHRRTFRGVGQETA; encoded by the coding sequence GTGCCCGACCTTCTCGCGCTCGAGCGGGACCTCTGGGCCCGGGGGTATCTGGCGGTGGCCGGCGTGGACGAGGCCGGCCGGGGGGCTCTCTTTGGCCCGGTGGTCGCCGCGGCCGTGGTTCTTGACCGGCGGAAGGACCTCTCCCTTTACCGCGATTCGAAGACGCTCTCGGAGGGAATGAGGGAGAGGCTGTACGGCCGGTTGGTGGCCGACGGCCACCGCTTTTCCACCGGTTTCTCCACCTGCGAGGAAATCGACGCGACGGACATCCTGAGGGCCTCCCTCCAAGCCATGGCCCGGGCCCTTGACGGCCTGGGCGCGCCCCGGCCGGACTTCGTGCTGGTAGACGGCCCTCACTATCCTGAGGTATCCTTGACGGGACGAGCCGTCGTACAGGGAGACGGGTGCTCCGCGAGCGTAGCGGCCGCCTCCATCGTGGCCAAGGTCACGAGAGACCGGCTCGTAAGGGATTTGGACCGCCAGTTCCCGGGATACGGGCTCGGGCGGCACAAGGGGTATGCCACGCAAGGCCACCTCGAGGCCCTGCGTAGGTTGGGGCCCACGCCGATGCACCGGCGAACCTTCCGCGGCGTGGGGCAGGAGACGGCCTGA
- the rbcL gene encoding type III ribulose-bisphosphate carboxylase encodes MSFDHPYLDLGASPREDDLLCLFDVTPAEGVSMEKACNALAAESSIGTWTDVGTLSPDLRERLKARVLSIDKSRVCVAYGACLFEPGNMAQIYSSVAGNIFGMKDVRRLRLAAISFPEALRDAFPGPGMGIRGIREALQIFDRPLVGTIVKPKIGLSPKEQAQVLYEAMASGCDVVKDDENLTSQAFCPFEERLRACLDATRRAEDATGQAKAYIPNVTAPTEVMLKRAGQVSHLGGKVAMVDLVTAGWSGVQSLRGVGFPLILHGHRAMHAAFTRLPDHGIAMAVLSRSARLAGIDQLHVGTAVGKMAGGRAEVLASIRALTSTGRDDAPDTVPQNWKGTAASMPIASGGLHPGHIPEVLAMFGRDVILQFGGGIHGHPGGTAAGAKAVRQALDASLAGLSLEEAAGSAPELRTALDAWKGGA; translated from the coding sequence ATGTCCTTCGACCATCCCTACCTGGACCTTGGGGCGAGCCCGAGAGAAGACGATTTGCTGTGCCTGTTCGACGTGACGCCCGCCGAAGGTGTTTCCATGGAAAAGGCGTGCAACGCCCTCGCGGCCGAATCTTCCATCGGGACCTGGACGGACGTTGGAACCCTCTCTCCCGACCTGCGTGAGCGGCTCAAGGCGAGGGTCCTCTCCATCGATAAGTCCAGGGTCTGCGTGGCGTACGGGGCCTGCCTGTTCGAACCCGGGAACATGGCCCAGATTTACTCTTCCGTGGCCGGGAACATCTTCGGCATGAAGGACGTTCGGCGGCTGAGGCTCGCGGCGATCTCGTTCCCCGAGGCGCTTCGGGACGCCTTCCCCGGGCCCGGGATGGGCATCCGCGGGATCCGGGAGGCCCTCCAGATCTTCGACCGCCCCCTGGTGGGGACCATCGTCAAACCGAAGATCGGGCTCTCGCCCAAGGAACAGGCCCAGGTCCTCTACGAGGCCATGGCGTCTGGATGCGACGTGGTCAAGGACGACGAAAACCTCACCTCGCAGGCATTCTGTCCCTTCGAGGAGCGCCTGCGCGCCTGTCTCGACGCCACCCGTCGCGCCGAGGACGCCACGGGCCAGGCGAAGGCCTACATCCCCAATGTCACCGCCCCCACGGAGGTCATGCTCAAGCGGGCGGGACAGGTGTCGCACCTTGGAGGGAAGGTCGCCATGGTGGACCTCGTGACGGCCGGCTGGTCGGGCGTCCAGAGTCTGAGGGGCGTCGGGTTTCCGCTCATCCTCCACGGGCATCGGGCCATGCACGCCGCCTTCACGCGACTTCCCGACCACGGCATCGCCATGGCCGTCCTGTCACGGTCAGCCCGCCTCGCCGGCATCGACCAGCTGCACGTGGGGACGGCCGTGGGCAAGATGGCCGGCGGCAGAGCCGAGGTGCTCGCCTCGATCCGAGCCCTCACGTCCACGGGAAGGGACGATGCGCCCGACACGGTTCCCCAGAACTGGAAAGGGACGGCGGCCTCCATGCCCATCGCCTCGGGAGGACTCCATCCGGGCCATATCCCCGAGGTCTTGGCCATGTTCGGGCGGGACGTCATCCTCCAGTTCGGAGGAGGCATCCACGGCCACCCCGGCGGCACGGCGGCGGGGGCCAAGGCGGTGCGGCAGGCACTGGACGCGAGTCTTGCGGGACTCTCCCTCGAGGAAGCCGCCGGGTCCGCCCCCGAGCTCAGGACGGCGCTGGACGCCTGGAAAGGGGGGGCATGA
- a CDS encoding dCMP deaminase family protein encodes MRKSWDEYFMDIAREVASRATCDRKHVGCVLVKDKYIIATGYNGSVAGLPHCDEAGHMMVNGHCERTSHAEANAIVQAAKHGVSTDGATAYITASPCWTCFKLLASSGIRRIVFGEFYRDDRIFEAARDLSIELVDASVKP; translated from the coding sequence ATGCGAAAGTCCTGGGACGAGTACTTCATGGATATCGCGAGGGAGGTGGCGAGCCGGGCCACCTGCGACCGGAAACACGTCGGGTGCGTCCTCGTGAAGGACAAGTACATCATCGCGACGGGCTACAACGGGTCCGTGGCGGGCTTGCCCCACTGCGACGAAGCGGGTCACATGATGGTGAACGGCCACTGCGAGCGGACGAGCCACGCCGAGGCCAACGCCATCGTCCAGGCCGCCAAGCACGGGGTTTCCACCGACGGCGCCACGGCCTACATCACCGCTTCACCGTGTTGGACCTGCTTCAAGCTCCTCGCCTCTTCGGGGATCCGCCGCATCGTCTTCGGCGAGTTCTACCGGGACGACCGGATCTTCGAGGCCGCAAGGGACCTGAGCATCGAGCTGGTGGACGCCTCCGTAAAACCCTAG
- a CDS encoding CpsB/CapC family capsule biosynthesis tyrosine phosphatase, with protein sequence MYVDVHCHLLPGVDDGAADWAESSAMLTQAREEKVSALCVTPHMWPDRYPNRPGDLREAFRAWSEKASGRGIELHLGGEVHFRPDLAEAWSAGDLLPLGERAAYVLVELPLLLCPPGVEEVLYRLRLAGAEPVLAHPERYPYAQRDPGRLSGIAEAGIPFQLTCASVAGHFGSAVQKASFAFLERGWVHVMASDAHSPTGRRPVFREAVEVVVRRYGREAARRLCVANPRRLLDGEAVQPVLCAVRKRGLWRS encoded by the coding sequence ATGTACGTGGATGTCCATTGTCACCTCTTGCCCGGGGTGGACGACGGCGCGGCGGACTGGGCCGAATCCTCGGCCATGCTCACCCAGGCCCGCGAGGAGAAGGTGTCGGCCCTCTGCGTGACGCCCCATATGTGGCCGGACCGCTATCCGAACCGCCCCGGGGACCTCCGGGAGGCATTCCGCGCCTGGTCGGAGAAGGCCTCCGGCCGGGGAATCGAACTTCACCTCGGAGGCGAGGTCCATTTCCGGCCGGACCTGGCCGAAGCGTGGTCGGCCGGTGACCTGCTTCCCCTGGGCGAGAGGGCCGCCTACGTCCTCGTGGAGCTCCCGCTTCTCCTTTGTCCTCCCGGGGTGGAGGAGGTTCTGTACCGGCTTCGGCTCGCCGGCGCGGAACCCGTCCTGGCGCACCCGGAGCGCTACCCCTACGCCCAGAGGGATCCCGGCCGCCTTTCGGGGATCGCCGAGGCGGGGATACCCTTCCAGCTCACCTGCGCCAGCGTGGCGGGCCACTTCGGCTCGGCGGTTCAAAAGGCCTCCTTCGCCTTCCTGGAGCGAGGGTGGGTCCACGTGATGGCCTCCGACGCGCATTCTCCAACGGGCCGCAGGCCCGTCTTCCGGGAGGCCGTGGAGGTCGTGGTCCGGCGGTACGGCCGTGAGGCCGCCCGGCGCCTGTGCGTGGCCAATCCGCGGAGGCTCCTGGATGGCGAGGCCGTTCAGCCCGTCCTCTGCGCGGTTCGGAAGCGTGGGCTTTGGCGCTCCTGA